TTGGCACAGCACAAGATTGACACAATGCCCACTGACCCAACACAGTTATCATTTTGGTTGGTGCGTAATCTGCATTTGTCTGATAGTCTAATGAAGACCATATTTTTGACCGATTCGGTTAATATACGCATGAAACTCATATCGGACACATTTACAGATGTAGGTTGCATTGACttggcattttttaaatttacctcaatttatatttttgttttactcgAATATAGGATTCGGTGTTTACCTGCCGTTATTGTGGTAATCGCATTGCAAATTGTCAACAACTGTTCGCAATGTCAAAGCATGGCGTGCAAACACAATACTGCAATTCGGGTATGAATGGAAAAAtggatttaaatataatatattttaatatatcttattttttaatctttattgTAGCTGGTTATATACATGAAACGAACACCGTCTATCAACTCTTACCGGATGCAATTACATATAGTGGTCAGCCATCCTCGAAATTCAGTTGGTTCCCTGGGTAAGTCAACTGAactgtatattatttatttttaaatatgattttcgctaaaattttaattacagttaTGAATGGCACATTATTGTCTGTAAAATTTGCTCTCGTCACATTGGTTGGAAATTCAAGGCGCTCGAACCGAATTTAGTGCCGAAATCATTCTTTGGCATATCCAGCTCTAGCGTACGCATTAGCTCACCAACACCGGAAAACACCAATACACGTGCAGCTGTCTTTCAAAGCTTGATGAGATTGGTGCGTCGCGAGATGCAATGAATTTGGCGAGCGGTGAAGCGTTTAAATTGCAATTGCAACTGTTGCGGCATGAGGCGCGTTAATCGCCCACAGCAACCGCAAGAAAATGAACTCAATGTTATAGATTTGGTATGACCCTATGTGTTTAGTGATGTGTCGCATATGGATTGCCAAACAATTAAAGACAAGTAAAACGTTTCACCcagaattatataaaattgtctatatacatatttaagcgGTGCTAATGTTCgtatagaattaaaaattatactcatCGGCCAATTTGATCGCGAGATTTTGCAGCGAGTAGCGAGAAAACGAATTAGTAACTTCAAGAGGAATGCTTTCTAGAACAAGAGTGAATGGAAATTGATTTTcactttgaattaaaattttaagaaacatCCAAATATGTATGGATCTGGACttaaatttgcatattaaaCTACTACATTGTGAGATTTTAATGTGTGTGACATGTGTATTGAAATTACAGTGCAATGACCATTTTTGCTAACACAAACTGCGCTGAGTTTTTGTTGGCAAGTGACTGCGTTAATTTTTAACGTCATTgcgatttgtttttatatgttttaaaactcataattttttttcaaagttaaaacTGGAGTAATATGAAAAGTTTCTAGCGATTTGCATTAATAAAGTGCAGCAACTTATTAGTCAtgaataaaaaaccaaaattattaaaagaaaaacactaATTTGTTTAAGCTTACTCGTTAGCATATTTGTTGAATTGATGTGCAAACTCTGACGGTAATTACAGTCGTGTATTGTATACATATTAACTTACTGTATCTAAACTAATAGATTActcgaaaattattaaaaattaatttgtcaaTAATTCAGCGAAAGATGTTGAAAGTTTCTGGGGAGGGGAAAAAGTAATGAAGTCTTAGAATAATTCGcatttgaaatatgtaaatCCAATTAAAACTTACAGTTTTGCAAAAGGGGCAAGTGCCAAAAGAGACACTCAGAAAGTCCAACCCATCAGTGAGCGTGTTGAACCACTCCTTCAAGCAGGCCGCATGATATACCAGCGTACATTGTAGATTATCGCATGAGACAATTGGAATTTCACCTTCCTCTAGTTGATATGAGTAACagatattgcaaaatttttgctCTGTGGTATTAACTTCACCATCTACTTCCATCCAGCCACTGCCGGGCGGCATAGGAAAATAGCAGATGTCGAAAATACGTAACAAGTTCTTATGTATATCCAGCTCAACATCCCATTCGCTCAGGCCATCACTTAACGTACGCCTCAACTCTTCGACAGCCTGCGTTGGTCCTATTATCTGCACTGACATGGAACCAATCGGTGCAAAGGGATCGGAAAGCACTAATTTGATAAAGACACGCTCACGTAACACAAATAAACGCCAATTATGCTTGGTCGAAACTGGCGGCTTTGGCTGCACAACATAGCATAGCTCATCAATATCggcgaaattttcataaaacggCCGTAAATCTTGCAGATAGTTGCGGAATTGTTGCACCATTGCGGTTAGGTTCTCATATTTCTGCAGTTGCTCCTCCCATGGCACACAGTCGGGTAGACTATGTTCAGTTATTCGTAGTGTTGGCAGTACTACTTGTAAATAATGTCGTTCGTACCCCGCGAATTTGGAGAAGCGCAGTAAACTACAAGCGTCATTTAGCTCTAATTGATAATCTTGTGGTGCGTAGAGTGCGGCTATTTCGCTATAAATGTTGGAATCTGTTATTTCTAAGCTTTTGGCGTTTGGGTTGGCTGTATCGCTGTACTTTAGTTGTAGTTGTGGCAGGTGCTCCATTAAATCATacaaggtccaatcagcttctaaatcttcttttttaatttttgtaaatttaacttGCTGTGGCAGCAATAATTCCAGACGCGCTTCCTGTAGTTTAGGGAAATGTGGACACATCACTTTTAAACGGTACCACTTGCCCTAAAAACAACATTAACATTGCAacattatgtatttaaattcgTTATTAATTTGCAACATTACATACGTTTAGTTTTACAGTCCCTCTGGCATTGGAACCACTTACAATTATACCGGGATAGCGCAAAAGAAAATCATCCCATTCTCCGGATTCTGTCATCGCATTGCTCAATTCGATATAATTTCAGGTAGTTTTATGGCGTGGTAAGTCTATGGTAAAGCGATCTTTactacaatttttaattgtaatatgattttttgttatcaattacctgattatttacaaaatgtattaaattggAAATGTTCGCGCTTCAAATTTATTAGACCTTCAGAACTTAGCGTTGCCAGAGTACtaagcatatttttaaatagtaagATTCAAccttttttggtatatttttgaaCCTCGGTACAAAATCGTACCAATGTTATGTTactacatgtatatacatatgtatatataaatttacatattcaatttttattattacttcaTAGAATGGCTTAGAGGTTATTTATCAGGGTAAGAGCAGCAAAATGATATGTctataaagtttataattacatttctgaatatatattttaaaatcctTATAactctttataaaaaaatgttcaacaatttcatttttattaacaatttataaatggtttattaaagcaaaaattaagaattttaactTAAGTTTTTCAATCTTTTTATAGTCCATTTTCATCTTAATATTTTTGCACCTTAATATCGGTAACGAAACAAGCCACGGATTGCTTGTCTTCATCAACCAAATCCAATTCGACTTTTACACTGACTTCTGGGTAAGAGGGATCAATGTAGAAATTGAAGTTGTAAACCACATCCTCGGACTCATCGATGGGGCATGAGGCACCGTGCAACAAATTGCGACAAACATCGGCAACATCGTCGGGCAATGGATAGGGCGTTGTCAGCCCCAAAGCAGTGGCATGGACCACACTATTGATGGATTTGATATTATCGCGTGCTAAaacatacagatatacataaatacaattttcaaaaatattttcaggcAATAATATTTGCCATATTGCACTTACTGCCCACGAAGTTGACTTTCATGACCGCTGTACTGCCCTTGACCACATTGCAGGGCATGGTCGCACAACCCTCGATTTCAACGCTCAAAGGGAAAGGTCTACCGTTTGTGCCTGAAAGgcagaatattttaataatatctgaattgtTTATAACTTTAAGGATATATGTGTATACTGGAAGAGATAATGATATCTGAATGCATTAAGGACTAAGACCCTCCTTCTCGATgattattcaattaaatttcactTACATTGTCTCACATTCGTGGTCGAAACCGAGGCTAAGAAAAGCGCCAAACACGCAACAGTTAAACGAAacatttttccttttaattaaaagtgaaacaCTGAGTGTTCTGTAGTACAAGTAGTAACTCTTCAAG
The sequence above is drawn from the Bactrocera tryoni isolate S06 chromosome 1, CSIRO_BtryS06_freeze2, whole genome shotgun sequence genome and encodes:
- the LOC120775984 gene encoding E3 ubiquitin-protein ligase FANCL, which gives rise to MTESGEWDDFLLRYPGIIVSGSNARGTVKLNGKWYRLKVMCPHFPKLQEARLELLLPQQVKFTKIKKEDLEADWTLYDLMEHLPQLQLKYSDTANPNAKSLEITDSNIYSEIAALYAPQDYQLELNDACSLLRFSKFAGYERHYLQVVLPTLRITEHSLPDCVPWEEQLQKYENLTAMVQQFRNYLQDLRPFYENFADIDELCYVVQPKPPVSTKHNWRLFVLRERVFIKLVLSDPFAPIGSMSVQIIGPTQAVEELRRTLSDGLSEWDVELDIHKNLLRIFDICYFPMPPGSGWMEVDGEVNTTEQKFCNICYSYQLEEGEIPIVSCDNLQCTLVYHAACLKEWFNTLTDGLDFLSVSFGTCPFCKTKLSTSFAELLTN
- the LOC120781461 gene encoding NPC intracellular cholesterol transporter 2-like — protein: MFRLTVACLALFLASVSTTNVRQCTNGRPFPLSVEIEGCATMPCNVVKGSTAVMKVNFVGTRDNIKSINSVVHATALGLTTPYPLPDDVADVCRNLLHGASCPIDESEDVVYNFNFYIDPSYPEVSVKVELDLVDEDKQSVACFVTDIKVQKY